TGCTAGCCATGGGATTGGTGTGCACTCTGTATACAGCTATGGTGAGTCACTAATGAAACATGTCATCAGTTGCAACAATGACAAAAGACAGTTTGTAACTCTTATCATTATGGACTCTAAAGTAAGTCCACTGCTGTGTCAGAAAGACTACAAGTGTAATCCTGTGTTTCTGGCTCACAGGGGGGCCTGAAGGCGGTGATGTGGACCGACGTGTTCCAGACGGTGGTAATGTTTGCAGGCCAGTTGGCGGTCATTGTGGTGGGGGCAAGTCAGGCAGGGGGCATGGCGGAGGTCTGGAGGAAAGCCAACAACGGCAGCCGCATTGCTAGATTAGAGTGAGTAGTCTGTGTACTGTTGCATGTCATCAGTTTTTTAAAGGTTGGGGCAGAGCTTGTGTGTTCATTCACTCTCTGATTGTGTAGCCTGAACCCCAACCCTCTGGAGCGCCACACCTTCTGGACTCTCGGGGTGGGTGGAGTCTTCCTGATGCTGGCTCTGTATGGGGTCAACCAGGCCCAGGTCCAGAGATACCTCAGCTCCCGCACGGAGAAAGCGGCCGTCATGTGGGTATCATCAGTTTCTCAGAACATTCGTAACtaagttgtgtgtttttataatccTGGAGAGTTAATTGTAAATCTTCAAAGGTGAAATACTTGTGtaacagtttgttgttgttcctAGGTCCTGCTACGTTGTTTTCCCATGCCAGCAGATCGTCCTGTGTATGGGTTGTCTGATGGGTCTGGTCATGTTTGCTCGCTACGGAGAGGACAGCCCTCTGGACAAAGGCTATGTCCAAACCAATGATCAGGTGAACACTCATTTGCCTTCATGTTTGTCCAGTATCAATAGATTAtgaatgtatttgtattgttCTCGGCTCCGGAGGTGCGTCTTCATGTTTGGTGTCTTTGTGCAGATGGTGCTGTACTTTGTGATGGATGTATTCCAAGATCTGCCCGGGCTGCCTGGCCTGTTTGTGGCCTGTCTCTTCAGTGGAGCTCTCAGGTAAATGACCCAAGAAACCAGGCCTGACAGTAACGGATCAACCACTGTTTAAAAGCTTGTTGGTTGTCTGTCCAAAGAGAAACACTATGTTGTTGGTTTTAACTCAGCCTGGTATAATAACAAAGCTGATTAACACAAATTAACAAAGTAAAGAACTAATTAAGGTAAAGCTTGTTGTCACATCGGTTGTTTGAATCATTTATGAGTTTTGGCTTCAACCCAGCCTGGTAATAACATACCTGACTGCTCAAGCTTATTTTATGTGCAatcaagttatttatttatgtgactATCAAAACATTAAAGGGATATTGTCCATTAGTTTTACTGGTGTGTGTAAAGGGGGAGGGGGATTTTACTGGATCCTTCAATCCACTTATAGCATGACACTGCATCAACTTGGACTGCTTCCCATATTAATACAAATTTTACTACACTGTTAATTTAATGCTGTCTGTCTTGCACTTAATtctacatgcacacatgcatatagCAAATTAACAAACAGTTGAAggttatttcatttatttttgataaattaagaaattgaaacaaaaagaaagtctGTCCTGTTCATGGATTATTAATGGTGTAGTTTACAAcattcagccactagatgtcacactATAGCACCAGCATGTCAGACCTAAACACATGTGTGCTTTGTACACTCAATAAagttgggaaaaaaagaaagtggtcCCTGAACACAGCTTTACAAAACTCATATTAAAGTGTCAAACTAGGCAGTGCTGATAAAATACAAATCAAGATTCTGTTACTGCATTGTCCGTTTCTTACCTCAAACTTACCttcactttatctttatttatttaaggttTATTTGGCATCACACATCAGTCAACATTTTAATTCACACAGTAATGTCAATGTGTCAGAGTTAGTCAAGAGGCTAGTTTATATCTGTACATAGTAAATAGTTGTTTGCTGACCTCTAGTGGGACTGAATGTTGTattttgcacctttttaaagGAAGAACTACCACAGAATAAACAATATGGCAACATGCAGGCAAatgtttattgtttcattttactTGCATTCACAAAATACATGTTACGGTTGGTGATTTGTCAATGTTGGGTACATTGGTAAATCTTTCATATAGTTTGGCACTGCCTTGCTATGGTTTGGGTCACCAAGCAATTAAACGTTTTTAAGgacagtgctgctgctgtcttttCCAGTAATTAATTCATCCCATGTCTTTCTCCCCACAGCACTATCTCATCTGCCTTCAACTCCTTAGCAACAGTAACTATGGAGGACCTGATTAAACCCCATTTTCCAAACATGACTGAGTCTAAAGCAACACTGCTGTCCAAGGCACTGGGTAACATACACACgtctttttttgtcatataCTGTGTCAGTTAATATTCTCACAAACTCTTCCAAAGATTTGATTTGTCGTTGTGCTTCATTGTAAATAACCACTGATAGTTTTTAACAAAACATACTATGATACTGTGATAGAGCTTTTTTAACATCTGAATCTTCTTGACTGTACAGGTGTAGCAGATTTTTACCACTTTTGTCCCTCTTGTCTCCTACAGCTTTGGCCTATGGGCTAATATGTCTGGCTATGGCCTACCTCGCCTCCATAATGGGATCTGTGCTGCAGGTAACTGCTCACATGTCTGAGTTATTGTTTTAGCACAGAAGCACATAACTAAATGAGAAATTATGTTTCAGACAGGCAGAATCCCTGACCTATAAACCaaataaagctgttttattGGAACAGTTTATAAAGAAACATGCATTCAAACTGTACAAATAATGTCATTTATTATCTGTGTAACTGAACTTGTACATACAGGCATCAGCATCTCAAAGTGTCACACAGCCATGCTCTCTGTGCTCTGCTCCCTCAGGCAGCCTTCAGTATCTTTGGGATGGTGGGTGGTCCTCTGCTGGGCCTCTTCTGTCTGGGAATGTTCTTCCCCTGGGCAAACTCCATTGTGAGTCCTCCATTAACTTGCTGCATTTTGATTCAGTCAATAATTCTAATGTGAGGTGtgaatatttctcttttttcccccacaaaCCTGTCATGTTCTGCTTTCCCTCACCACCCCTGCCTGTCCTCTGTTCCCCCCTCAGGGAGCAGTGGTGGGACTAGTAGCAGGCCTCGCCATGGCCTTCTGGATCGGCATTGGCAGTTTCGTGATGCGCCTGCCTGGTCCAACCCCAGTGCCCCCCATCAACAGCACCATGTCACCTCTGTTTGACAACATGACCACGACCGCCATGACTACACTGGTCACTGCTGCCACAGCCAAGCCGAGGTAACAcctttttactgtaaatatgtgCTGGGTCCAGAGCTGATTGTACAAATTGTCGGTTAGCTTTGATTTGTGATTGGCTGCTTAAGGTTGTGGGATTTGATCAGTTTAACCTTTGCTAGTCACTTCTTAATTCTGAGTAAAAGTTTCAAATCACTGATAACTGTAGAAGAAGTTAGATTTAGTTCATCACCATATGTACAATCAAATTCTATTCTTATTTTAGTGTTGACTTCAAATCAAGTGTGAGTTTTGGTGTCtgtacatcattacatcattacctAAGAGATGTACAGTACACAACAGAGTCACATGGAAATGATCTACAATAGGCaggatgaacattttaaaactgtgtgtgtgtgtgtgtgtgtgtgtgtgtgtgtgtgtgtgtgtgtgtgtgtgtgtgtgtgtgtgtgtgtgtgtgtgtgtgtgtgtgtgtgtgtgtgtgtgtgtgtgtgtgtgtgtgtgtgtgtgtgtgtgtgacaaatttcagacttaggaCCAACTGGGGATGTgttgatttttgggtcagtgtataaggttaaggttaggtaagaagtggttatggttaaggttagggtaagtcttCAGAAAATGAaggtaagtctatgtaatgtccccgaaagtgaccatggtctgacatgtgtgtttccttttgtttcttttaacttccatttttctttcatccctcaGGCCAACAGGAGTGGAGGCGCTCTATTCATTGTCCTACATGTGGTACAGTGCTCACAACTCCACCACTGTGGTAGTGGTGGGACTGTTGGTCAGCCTGATAACaggtacacatacacatacacacttagaGCTTCAAGTCCACTGATATTATTATCAGAGCAGTTATTTAGGAATCAGAGTCAAAActgctttcatacaggttaaatgtagttcaaagtgcttcatagTCGATTGACAAGTTGATAATAAGACAACATTTAGTtacaattatttacatttatttatagacAAATTTAAatcaagataaaaaaatataggagagaataagagaaaaggtCTATTTAAAGGAGAGTAAAAACTagtttaaaatagattaaaaagacaaaacaaaagtaattgAACATgacataacaaacaaaaaaagtaaaacctcgaaaaaaatattattgtcAAGCAGCAGTTTCTTTTAGCAATTGATAAGACAACAAATAgagcaaggcaaggcagttttatttatatagcgcatttcatacacaatagcaactcaatgtgctttacataaaacagaaaaacatgcaatttgagaaacattaaaatatacaattaaccccccacaccccacactaataataaaaacaaagtacagaaaaatagaaagagagaaataaaatactagaatagaattaaatataagattgcagcataaaataatgatttgctttaaaatcagcAGTGTAGTCTTCCATCTCTATGATATAAAAGTAAGAATAGGAAAGCTAGAGTTAAACAACACTCAAAAGGTTCACAAtcactcactgactgactgtcatttcttacattattattaatatattaatatatttacattttaaaaagtaacaatGATAGACAGGACAGCAGCAGCTTAccttttgtatgtttgtgtacatgttagGACCTATGAAGGAGAAGGAGCTGGCCCCTGGTACAGTGTTCCCAGTCCTAGGCACACTGCTCTTCTTCCTGCCTGAGCGctacagagagaagctgtgctgTGTCACTCCTCTGTCTTCCAAGGTAACCTCagtctcactttttttttttttttttttttttgggggggggggggcgttgtTTTCTTTATGGTAACCTGATTTCTTCAAGCTTTCTTTGTCCTTGTTTAACAGCCCAAAGATATCAACACACAGCCTTATCAGATGGCCAAGAAGGACAGAAACGGAGCAGCTTACTGCAAAGAGGACACCGTCACCGAGGACAAAGAGGCAGCAAGTGACAAAGCACAAACAGATCAGGAGGACGAAGCAGAAACGAGGGTCATTCAGCCATCGTGCCAGCTGACAGCTCACACCGTTCAGGAAACAGCCTTGTgatcctttttcctccttcttattgcacacacaagacacacacttTCCATCCCAAACCATCCAGTCTGAGCTCAGCCTGCTTTTTCCTCAGAGGAGAGGACGATAGATGTGAAGTCGGTCTCTTAAGTGGAGGGTGGAGCCATCCCAaatggagagggagggagagggggagagggagagacggagagggagagagggagagagagagagagagagagagagagagagtgagtgtgtgagtgtgagagagagagacttcagggtgtgtgtggaggaaaTGCTGTTTTTACTGGTACCCACTCACCCATTCtctccaaacaaacaaaaaactaacaGATGAAGAAAACTGGATATGAAAGTCTTGCCAGGCTGGAACTGTGCACTGAAAAGCCCAATATGGCAGCAAACAGAGCAATGAGCACTGAGCTGCACACACAGGTCCAGAGGTGTGCAGATGTgctgtctatatgtgtgtgtgtgtgtgtgtagtttaaaGTTAAGGAGCACAAGGAGCTGCTGCACTGTGACTGGACCCAAAGGTACTTAACACAGAcaacatgtaaaaaaatgtgttatttttgtagAGATGACATTATGATTTAAAATCCCAGAATATGAGAatctaatataaaaaaaaagaaatattatgTCCCAAGAGATTGAAATTGAAttagaatgtttttttaattgaaggcCTCGGTTCCTGTAATAGTGTAAGTGTTTTTACATGGCCTTGGATTAATAGTGATAGTCACCTTCTAGCTGCTATTATAGATGTAGAAATCCTTCAAAGTCTACAAAGGCACAGAGGTATGTTCAGGTGAGGGCAGAGATGGTGTCAGGTACAGTCAATCCTCAACTGCCATATGTCTAAATACATTAGGAGGAAGCTATCCAGTCTCCCTGAACATAACACATACACCCGATACATGTCATTATAAAACAGTGGGAGTGTATCTGCTGCAGTAAAAGCCTCCACGCTTCTGCTTTCAGGCTTTCCACCTGATTTTTGGGACCTGGCTGCAGGGATCTGCTCCCAGTCATGTTTGACTCACAGTCTGTGTTCCTGTTCATCCGAAAGGTGTTGAGGTCAGGTCTCTGTGCAGGACAATGAAGAATAACAAGGTGTATacattttattcttcttttttttttaccataacTGTGGAGCATGTTGAGCTATCTCTTCACACAGTGGAGTCACAtgtctcctaaccctaacccacacaaACATCCATTAAGTTATAAAGTGCCTCATTTGGTTTCCAGCTGCCTGAATGTTCATTCAGTGAGCTGCTATTAAAATAGAATGTGATCTAATGTTAATTCTGTAAAGTGTGTTCAGCTATGATTAGCTTTATATGCATTAACACACATCAGCAATGTTCTATCattagacacacatacagtatgtttgtgcgtgttttaccctttaaatgaaatgaatatggAACTAACCTCTGCTCCCATCTGACCTGCTTGGCCTGAATCACATACAGTAGAAAAGCCATGTTGGAGCTTTGAGACGGATCTGCTTTACTTCTATTAGGCATTTACTATGATCCAGATCATCTCTgctcatttttctttatgtaCTTTTAAACATCAAGTgcccatcttttttttttcgtaaTGCAAGTGTTTGTCAGTGCCAGTACGTGATTGATTTACGTAATAATAGTGTGtactttgagtgtgtgttttttgtagttgttgttgttttttttaatcatcatcGCCATCACTGTTTCTTGGAATCACAGAATTCTTGACCCTCATGGCTTCTCCTCGTAGTGTTTTGAAGTCATCCATCATCACTGTGATAGAAGACAGATGTCATGTGTGCAGTGTTGTCAGTCTTCAATGTCTGTGGCTGGACTGCATTTAGTTTACTCATGTAATTTACAATGGTTTGTTCAACACTACAGAGCCCATTAAAAAACAGTCTTATTTTACATTGTTCCCATCAGGCCATTTTATATCAGTGGTaaaaaatgatcttcaaatgacaataatattgtttatcatgattatttctgagacaatagtAGTTATTGTTCCCAAAGagttttctagtctttatggAGGCTCCACATGAAATACCTGCATCCAGATGTTTACCTACATCTGATGTGTATAGACACTGAATCTTGTTCTATCTCATGTTGATAGCTAAGATGTCCACTTCTCAACTTTACCCATGTTGTATTTTGAGTACAGCTCAGACAATCGAGGAGACAGAGCTGAACAGCAGAGAAACAAGCAGCTTAGTGTGTCATTAATGTGAGAAGGCTTACAGACCACCACTCCTTCACATTTAAAGGAACCTGGtaaacagctgtttgtttttgtacagtCATCATGACACTCAGAAATATCTATCCAAAGCATATAGAACGCAAATCATATTTTAGCTTTGTTTTCTACCAACAGAGAGTCTATTTGAGATCATATATgaaatatttttgtaattttcacaTGAAGCCTGCACACAtttcatgaactgaaatgtGGAATTCTATATGCAAGAaccatgaaatgtgtttttctttttgtgaatGACAGGCTGAATTGGGAATGTAGCAGTCCACCTTAAAAAGTCTACTTACTTATAGAAACAACCAGAGCACCTTAAATAAGAAGAGAAACATTCTTCACCTTTGATATCATTTCATACAGATATAttgtatccccccccccccccccagtgctACATCCCACATTCCAGCTGATACATTCACACTTTTCAAAACATTTGAATGGTtcctagattttttttaatttttttaaataatttaatattgcATCCTGTAACaatggatgtgtttttatttgtgattacATAGTGATGGATCCTTCTACTTCATACCTGAAATTACTTGAAGTGTGTGCCTGTAATGTTACCTTAATGAAACACAGATGAGTATAGTGTGAGGGAACATAACTCAAGTGCTGATAtgttatattcatattattgcTGTCTAAAGATGTCATGTTCATgttatgaacacacactgtgacTCTAATGAACACTAACTAATAAAAGCACAACGAGGTCAGTACTCAGTAGTCCTCCGCTATTGAAAGATTCTGACTGAAGCCATCAGCGTGTGTAAAAGCAGTTTATATTCTGTGTCCATGAGTTCAGAATGATGTCGACTACAATAGAAGCTGATTGAAGTCTTTTACGAGTGTGATATATATTCTTATTCTATGGTTTAGTTGCCTTTTTACAGTCAGAAGTGCAGAGAAATAACAGCACGGCACTTAGTAATTTCCACcaataataaatattgtttttgcaCAATATTTATTATACTTAATGTTTCCCATTCACAAGAATTCTTCCTGTTATGCATtccaaaaacaaaccaaaatctACAAGCCCATAAGCACTGAAGTCGAGATGACTCCTCTGCTTTGGCTGTGCCTTCATTTTTGTGGTAATGTTGTTTTGAACACCTTCTGTATCCTGATGTTCAGTTTTCATGTAATGATCCAGGATTATCCAAAACATCTGTCCAGAAGTGGACCAAAACCCGAGATAggtaaataaagaaatgaatcaTACAGATGTAGCGTTCAgtgacaaagaagaagaatccCAATGGAATGTTGATGAAGGGAAACCGAAAACTGGTGCATGCACCTTTAATTCAGTGAAAAGGTAAAACTGGCTGCACTATTGACATGTTTCACTGTTGTTTGGATATATGAGTATTAGATTTTTAAGTTTGATGTACTTTGAATTGAGATATTAAAAGTGACGCTGATAAATTTCACAACAGGTGCTTTTTCTTGTGTGTGGTGAAGAGTTAGCACCACCTAGTGGAGAATATTGAAACTATTTCTCAGTGAGTAAGCAGTTGGCCTCCTGCTTGGCCGTACAAGCACATAAGACACAAAACAAGACACAGTACTGGAACAAGCTATTTGTGATGAAGATCATtgaagattttttaaaacaagtcattttggTTTTACTTCTGATCAGTCACTTAAATCATTTCTCTCAGCTGGCCTGTGTGATTAGTCTAGAATACTGTTTAGTATAGTGAATAGGAAGTGACGCATAAAGAAACTAACACGTACTAGCCACTTGTAAAGAACCATTTATTTTAAGGAGCATTGAATAATTTGggcatatgttttttattttatttgcatacAATGTTATGCTTAATATATCTCCCTGCTGCAGAGGACAGATCATACCAAAtactcaggtcaaaggtcaaatagACTTAACCAAAACGAACAGGAGTGAGTATGTGACTCTGGTTTTAGCTGCACTTAATTGGCTCCCTTGATCTGTTTTTTGGGACCGGCCTACATCGCAGATTCTCTGTCATTTTACAATCCTTCACGAGATCTCAGATCATCTACTGCTgagtttttaaatacacacaattataacacaagaaaacagcaagtgcagcttttttaaattatgctCCAAAATAATGGAATATTCTACCAATAACCTATAAACACCTA
This genomic interval from Scomber japonicus isolate fScoJap1 chromosome 17, fScoJap1.pri, whole genome shotgun sequence contains the following:
- the slc5a6a gene encoding solute carrier family 5 member 6a, with amino-acid sequence MGEVVQMHFTTVDYVIFVLLLVASAGIGLFYAFSGGRQRTTQEFLMADRSMSCLPVSLSLLATFQSAVAILGAPSEVYTFGTQYWFLGCSYFLGLLIPAHVFIPVFYRLRLSSAYEYLELRFNKTVRICGTVTFIFQMVIYMGVVLYAPALALNAVTGFDLWGAVLAMGLVCTLYTAMGGLKAVMWTDVFQTVVMFAGQLAVIVVGASQAGGMAEVWRKANNGSRIARLDLNPNPLERHTFWTLGVGGVFLMLALYGVNQAQVQRYLSSRTEKAAVMSCYVVFPCQQIVLCMGCLMGLVMFARYGEDSPLDKGYVQTNDQMVLYFVMDVFQDLPGLPGLFVACLFSGALSTISSAFNSLATVTMEDLIKPHFPNMTESKATLLSKALALAYGLICLAMAYLASIMGSVLQAAFSIFGMVGGPLLGLFCLGMFFPWANSIGAVVGLVAGLAMAFWIGIGSFVMRLPGPTPVPPINSTMSPLFDNMTTTAMTTLVTAATAKPRPTGVEALYSLSYMWYSAHNSTTVVVVGLLVSLITGPMKEKELAPGTVFPVLGTLLFFLPERYREKLCCVTPLSSKPKDINTQPYQMAKKDRNGAAYCKEDTVTEDKEAASDKAQTDQEDEAETRVIQPSCQLTAHTVQETAL